One Methanobacterium sp. genomic region harbors:
- a CDS encoding ABC transporter ATP-binding protein: MNDINVIEIKDLKKSYEDGQIMALNGINLEIKEGEFVSIIGPSGSGKSTLLNMIGALDNADEGSISVAGTDLTRDEDLSKFRSDEIGFVFQLHNLIPNLTVFENVQIPLIETPLSDEQMEKRALELLKSVNLENKINQKPTKLSGGERQRVAIARALVNHPSIILADEPTGSLDSKTQNVILDLLKDIHKKENVTLIVVTHSPDVANMADRVITVLDGEIKDEKTHV, translated from the coding sequence ATGAATGATATAAATGTCATTGAAATCAAAGATCTCAAAAAAAGCTATGAAGATGGACAAATAATGGCACTAAACGGCATAAATCTTGAAATTAAAGAAGGAGAATTTGTTTCCATCATAGGACCGTCCGGTTCTGGGAAATCAACCCTCCTTAACATGATTGGAGCGCTTGATAACGCAGATGAAGGTAGCATAAGTGTAGCAGGCACGGATTTAACTCGAGATGAGGATTTAAGTAAGTTTCGATCAGATGAAATTGGATTCGTGTTCCAGCTGCATAACCTGATTCCAAACCTTACCGTGTTTGAGAACGTTCAGATTCCCCTGATTGAAACACCCCTTTCAGATGAACAGATGGAAAAGCGAGCTTTAGAACTTTTAAAATCAGTGAATCTCGAAAATAAAATCAACCAGAAACCTACAAAGCTTTCAGGTGGTGAAAGACAGAGAGTTGCAATAGCAAGAGCTCTTGTCAATCATCCATCCATCATTTTAGCAGACGAACCAACTGGATCCTTGGATTCAAAAACACAGAATGTTATTCTGGATCTACTTAAAGATATCCACAAAAAAGAGAATGTAACCTTGATTGTAGTAACACACTCCCCAGATGTGGCAAATATGGCCGACAGAGTTATAACAGTACTGGATGGTGAAATCAAAGACGAAAAAACGCATGTTTAA
- a CDS encoding winged helix-turn-helix domain-containing protein — protein MKKVLWWLILGTRGGINRAKIIKKLKERPYNAHQLAEELNVNYRTIRHHIKILEDSEVVKSAGEKYGKMYFLSENMEKNYRDFETIWKQVQDGKKDN, from the coding sequence ATGAAAAAAGTGCTTTGGTGGTTAATCCTTGGTACGAGGGGAGGAATAAACCGTGCCAAAATTATTAAAAAGTTAAAGGAAAGGCCTTACAACGCACATCAACTTGCTGAAGAGTTAAATGTCAATTATAGAACCATTAGGCATCATATAAAAATTTTAGAGGACAGTGAAGTTGTTAAATCTGCTGGAGAAAAATACGGTAAGATGTACTTCCTTTCAGAGAATATGGAAAAAAATTACAGGGATTTTGAAACCATCTGGAAACAAGTACAAGATGGGAAAAAAGATAATTGA
- a CDS encoding transglutaminase family protein produces MPISNGLSYLDESQTTIIGDSNNVNGVSVAETQKSIGVQVNAASTVYKKVYTKVKYKYWYKSWYKSWYKYQGKWKYKWKYTWKYTWKYKWVVTYKKVTTSSSTTSSSSSVSSSSTSSKSNTTNSSNSNSSTSSSLTKYLKATTNCQSTSTTIKSKAKSITSGKTSSYAKAVAVYNYVRDKLGYSFYYNTKYGAVGTLSKKTGNCCDTAHLLVALSRASGLPARYVHGYCKFSSGSWYGHVWAEIYVNGKWYKADATSSKNSFGVVNNWKTSTATIYGKYASLPF; encoded by the coding sequence TTGCCCATTTCAAATGGGTTAAGTTATTTAGACGAATCACAGACGACTATTATCGGTGATTCAAACAATGTAAATGGAGTTTCAGTTGCAGAAACTCAAAAATCGATCGGAGTACAGGTAAATGCGGCTAGTACTGTATATAAAAAGGTATATACAAAAGTAAAGTACAAATACTGGTATAAGTCATGGTATAAATCATGGTACAAGTACCAAGGTAAGTGGAAATACAAGTGGAAATATACCTGGAAATACACGTGGAAGTATAAATGGGTAGTAACATACAAAAAAGTTACAACATCCAGTTCGACTACTTCTAGCTCGAGTAGCGTTAGTTCATCTAGTACATCCAGTAAATCTAACACGACCAATAGCTCAAATTCTAATTCTAGTACATCTAGTTCATTAACAAAATATCTAAAAGCCACAACGAACTGTCAGTCAACCAGTACTACTATAAAATCAAAGGCTAAATCAATTACAAGCGGTAAAACATCTAGTTATGCCAAGGCTGTAGCTGTATATAACTATGTAAGGGATAAATTAGGTTATTCTTTCTATTATAATACTAAGTATGGGGCTGTAGGTACTCTTTCTAAAAAGACGGGAAATTGTTGTGATACTGCTCATTTATTAGTTGCTCTTTCAAGAGCTTCGGGATTGCCTGCTCGATATGTACATGGTTACTGTAAATTTTCAAGCGGCAGCTGGTATGGTCATGTCTGGGCAGAAATATATGTAAATGGTAAATGGTATAAAGCAGATGCAACCAGTTCTAAAAACTCATTTGGAGTTGTAAATAACTGGAAAACATCGACCGCAACAATATATGGTAAATATGCATCATTACCGTTTTAG
- a CDS encoding ABC transporter permease — MNYLGLIIKNPFRNKTRTSLAIVGIAIGIATIVALGLVTSGLQASTQSTLKAGAAEITVTHTGSNEFGSTSGSINESRVANISNTSGVKEAAGILRATTNIEGSSGNGLSISGIDSSKLSLMGVDSINGTIYSNGSTNEIILGKTAAEDLNKSVGDNITIFGKNFKITGIFETGSFIQDAGAFMPLNTLQNLTSNDGKISTIAVKVTENANVTEVSQHIEDEYPNELSTVTAADQAGRINDALGAINTATWAISLLAIVIGGVGVINTMIMSVYERTREIGVLKAVGWRGRRILGMILGESIVLTIMAAIVGTIIGVVGVEVLLSYSATFGTMIKPVFSLDLFLRAFGIAFLVGIIGGIYPAYRASRLAPTEALRYE; from the coding sequence ATGAATTATTTAGGATTAATTATAAAAAATCCATTCAGAAATAAAACAAGAACCTCCCTTGCAATTGTGGGTATTGCAATTGGGATTGCAACTATTGTAGCACTGGGCCTTGTCACCAGTGGTCTTCAAGCATCCACACAAAGCACCCTTAAAGCAGGGGCTGCTGAAATTACAGTAACACATACTGGTTCTAACGAATTTGGATCAACATCAGGCAGTATCAATGAAAGCCGTGTAGCCAATATTTCCAATACAAGCGGCGTGAAAGAAGCTGCAGGGATTTTAAGAGCTACAACAAACATAGAAGGTAGTTCAGGTAACGGTCTTTCCATAAGCGGTATAGACAGCAGCAAATTAAGTCTCATGGGAGTAGACAGCATAAATGGAACGATCTACTCAAATGGAAGTACAAACGAGATCATACTTGGTAAAACAGCTGCTGAAGATCTTAACAAATCAGTTGGAGACAATATTACAATATTTGGTAAAAATTTCAAAATTACAGGAATATTTGAAACAGGGAGTTTCATACAGGACGCAGGAGCATTCATGCCTTTAAATACCCTCCAGAATTTAACCAGTAACGACGGTAAAATCAGTACCATTGCAGTTAAAGTAACTGAAAATGCCAATGTAACAGAGGTAAGTCAGCACATTGAAGATGAATATCCTAACGAATTATCAACAGTAACCGCAGCAGATCAGGCAGGCAGAATAAATGACGCACTAGGAGCCATTAATACAGCCACATGGGCAATTTCACTCCTTGCAATAGTTATAGGTGGAGTTGGAGTTATCAATACCATGATAATGTCAGTATACGAGAGAACACGTGAAATTGGAGTTCTAAAAGCTGTAGGATGGAGAGGTAGAAGAATACTTGGTATGATACTGGGTGAATCAATTGTACTTACCATCATGGCGGCCATAGTCGGTACTATTATAGGTGTAGTAGGTGTTGAAGTTCTCCTATCATATTCTGCAACATTTGGAACTATGATTAAGCCAGTATTCTCGCTTGATCTGTTTTTAAGAGCATTTGGAATTGCCTTCCTTGTAGGAATCATTGGAGGAATCTATCCAGCTTACAGAGCAAGCAGACTAGCACCAACGGAGGCACTGCGCTATGAATAA
- a CDS encoding ABC transporter ATP-binding protein, producing MNNENIIEIKGLKKSYDKGKIKALNGIDLEIKKGEFVSIIGPSGSGKSTLLNMIGALDTAGEGSVEVAGIDLTKTKDLSKFRSQEIGFVFQLHNLIPNLTVLENVQIPMIGTSISGKDMEKRALELLKSVDLEDRINQRPTKLSGGERQRVAIARALVNNPSIILADEPTGALDSKTGDIILDLLKDLHKKENVTLVMVTHEPYVANMADRIITVRDGKILEEKTNNIS from the coding sequence ATGAATAATGAAAACATTATTGAGATTAAAGGCCTCAAAAAAAGCTATGATAAAGGCAAAATAAAAGCCTTAAATGGAATAGACCTTGAAATTAAAAAAGGAGAATTTGTTTCCATTATAGGGCCGTCAGGTTCCGGAAAATCAACCCTCCTTAACATGATCGGGGCACTTGACACTGCTGGTGAAGGCAGTGTCGAAGTAGCAGGTATTGACCTGACCAAAACCAAGGATCTAAGTAAATTTAGATCACAGGAAATTGGCTTTGTGTTCCAGCTCCATAACCTGATCCCAAACCTTACAGTGCTTGAAAATGTCCAGATCCCCATGATTGGGACCTCCATTTCAGGTAAAGACATGGAAAAAAGAGCTTTAGAACTTTTAAAATCAGTAGATCTTGAGGACAGGATCAATCAAAGGCCGACCAAACTTTCAGGTGGAGAAAGACAACGTGTGGCCATCGCAAGAGCATTAGTTAATAATCCATCCATTATTCTAGCAGATGAACCAACAGGAGCTTTAGATTCTAAAACAGGAGATATCATTTTAGATTTACTTAAAGATCTTCACAAAAAGGAAAATGTAACTCTTGTTATGGTAACACACGAGCCCTACGTTGCAAATATGGCCGACAGGATTATTACAGTGCGTGACGGTAAAATTTTAGAGGAGAAAACGAACAATATATCCTAA
- a CDS encoding metal-dependent hydrolase, with translation MDLITHFLVPYIILAAIGSKNKLAGAFGGISLDFDTIFVTWIGLLSPQLFILAHRGITHSFIFALVTSTLFLYVLSRKQINGFISSIIRRDISVEFTKTTIALAYFGAVIHLFLDFLTTKGIPLFYPLSITRYAAEIYPAVDIIITVLAVITLLVIYLKVNQKYKRTAMAVFMIVLVSFGCVMAYEKSNAINAETLTLNSSYNHLSTYPTQDMFMWDVVKSNSQNSSYIVSEYNTLQNQESNIRTYNTPSIENGSYTSAQNAINTANDLPVVERFKWNSYYALINATYSSGEWKITYYDILNSWTGNYITVTISN, from the coding sequence ATGGACTTAATAACACATTTTTTAGTACCTTACATCATTTTAGCGGCAATTGGTAGCAAGAATAAACTTGCAGGAGCCTTTGGTGGTATTTCACTTGATTTTGACACTATTTTTGTCACATGGATTGGATTGTTATCTCCCCAGCTTTTCATTTTGGCACACAGAGGAATTACTCACTCTTTTATATTTGCACTTGTGACATCTACCCTCTTTTTGTATGTGTTATCAAGAAAGCAGATAAATGGATTTATCAGCAGCATTATAAGGCGCGATATATCCGTGGAATTTACAAAAACTACCATTGCACTTGCATATTTTGGAGCAGTTATTCATTTATTCCTCGATTTCCTAACAACAAAAGGTATTCCCCTATTTTATCCCCTTTCAATTACCAGGTATGCTGCAGAAATATATCCTGCAGTTGACATTATAATAACCGTTCTTGCAGTAATTACACTGCTTGTAATTTACCTGAAAGTAAATCAAAAATACAAGAGAACTGCTATGGCAGTTTTTATGATTGTTTTAGTATCATTTGGATGCGTAATGGCTTATGAGAAATCAAATGCAATTAATGCCGAGACTCTAACTTTAAACTCAAGTTACAATCATTTATCCACTTATCCAACCCAGGACATGTTCATGTGGGACGTTGTAAAAAGCAATTCACAAAACAGCAGTTACATAGTATCAGAGTACAACACCCTGCAAAATCAAGAATCAAACATCAGGACATATAATACCCCTTCAATTGAAAATGGATCTTACACTTCAGCACAAAATGCCATTAATACCGCAAATGACCTTCCAGTTGTTGAAAGGTTTAAATGGAATTCATATTATGCATTAATCAATGCAACATACAGTTCAGGAGAATGGAAAATAACTTACTATGATATCCTGAATTCATGGACTGGAAACTATATAACAGTTACAATATCTAACTAA
- a CDS encoding fumarylacetoacetate hydrolase family protein: MKIIRFLKDDHKKTGLLNGNNITELSRSTIESINSKNIEEFQKDTNYKVEEVKVLPPVSPSKIVCVGLNYRDHASELNMDLPEEPIIFMKPPTSAAGHLANIIYPASSRQVDYEGELGIILSKEARNVKSEDAVNYIGGYTALNDVTARDLQRKDGQWTRAKSFDTFCPIGPCIETDLDPMNQNISLKLNGEFKQKSNTKNMIFNVYELVEFISNVMTLKPGDVIATGTPPGVGPMNIGDTVEVAIEGIGMLKNFIKKG; encoded by the coding sequence ATGAAAATTATACGATTTTTAAAGGATGATCATAAAAAAACAGGGTTATTAAACGGCAATAATATAACAGAACTTTCACGCTCAACCATAGAATCAATTAACTCCAAAAACATCGAGGAGTTCCAAAAAGATACTAACTATAAAGTTGAAGAAGTGAAGGTATTGCCCCCAGTCTCACCATCTAAAATTGTGTGCGTTGGCTTAAATTACAGGGATCATGCCTCAGAACTCAATATGGACCTTCCAGAAGAACCTATAATATTTATGAAACCCCCAACCTCCGCAGCAGGACATTTAGCTAACATAATTTATCCTGCCTCAAGCCGTCAGGTTGATTATGAGGGCGAACTAGGCATTATTTTGTCTAAAGAAGCAAGAAATGTGAAATCAGAAGACGCTGTAAATTATATAGGAGGATATACTGCATTAAACGATGTAACAGCGAGAGATTTACAGAGAAAAGATGGGCAGTGGACAAGGGCAAAAAGTTTTGACACATTCTGCCCCATCGGACCATGTATTGAAACCGATTTAGATCCAATGAATCAAAATATTTCACTTAAACTCAATGGAGAATTTAAACAAAAATCAAACACTAAAAACATGATATTTAACGTTTATGAGCTCGTTGAATTCATATCAAATGTAATGACCCTTAAACCTGGCGATGTAATTGCAACTGGAACTCCTCCCGGTGTTGGTCCCATGAATATTGGAGATACTGTTGAAGTCGCAATTGAAGGAATTGGAATGCTTAAAAATTTTATAAAAAAGGGTTAA
- a CDS encoding ferritin family protein — MFSKVPIDINKIKRENKNLDQELLRIAIMAEFDAINLYEQMADITDDEDLKKVLQDVAQEEKTHVGEFQTMLLRMDEEQVKELAKGKNEVEELTGKK, encoded by the coding sequence ATGTTTTCTAAAGTACCTATAGATATTAATAAAATAAAAAGAGAAAATAAAAATTTAGACCAAGAGCTTCTAAGAATAGCTATAATGGCAGAGTTTGATGCTATTAACCTTTATGAGCAGATGGCAGATATCACTGACGATGAAGACCTTAAAAAAGTTCTTCAAGACGTAGCTCAAGAAGAAAAGACCCATGTTGGTGAATTTCAGACCATGCTTTTAAGAATGGATGAAGAACAGGTCAAAGAGCTTGCAAAAGGTAAAAACGAAGTTGAAGAATTAACTGGGAAAAAATAA
- a CDS encoding MFS transporter produces the protein MDNSNFNSNYKIPWNIIIIAIILNFCTWAFLFITPPMGTILSANLHISHFQTSLLFSAPILMIAIVAIPAGIIADRIGLKRAIGIGAIIACIGAVLRGTASTYSGSLIFSIIFGFGMGCTFANLPKLARSCSSSQQTSSVMGFITGFGLLAGIGTALAITVPLIYPLTNSYQGVFYVWSVPLLVATILWWVTVREPPCPSAEIESEQTGSVGLKDVLKDKTLWLLAFILLLHNIFFYTWSGWLPTYLLQKGVSLGLSGLLTSVMLWVGVPTVILVPMLFSRGSISKRLLIWVPSLIFAFLAIWILYASELAIWFIMAIAGVINILRFNTLLSLPVEIMPKKHAGVAGGVVVAIGYIGAVIGPSMTGQILDITGSFQIVFVILAVLSLITMGLTFLIPSDSEKEVLNTK, from the coding sequence ATGGATAACAGCAACTTTAATAGTAATTATAAAATACCCTGGAATATCATTATAATTGCAATAATCTTGAATTTCTGTACATGGGCTTTTTTGTTTATCACCCCACCGATGGGAACTATACTGTCTGCAAATCTACATATTTCTCATTTCCAGACAAGTTTACTTTTCAGCGCCCCTATACTTATGATAGCTATAGTAGCAATTCCTGCAGGTATTATCGCTGATAGGATAGGCTTAAAAAGGGCAATTGGAATTGGCGCCATTATTGCATGTATCGGCGCGGTGCTTAGAGGAACAGCATCAACTTATTCGGGGTCCCTCATATTTTCGATCATTTTTGGCTTTGGAATGGGATGTACATTTGCAAACCTGCCAAAACTCGCTCGATCATGCAGTTCCAGCCAGCAGACAAGTTCTGTCATGGGATTTATCACGGGCTTCGGACTACTTGCAGGTATTGGGACAGCTCTGGCCATTACAGTTCCACTGATCTATCCGCTAACTAACAGCTATCAGGGTGTTTTTTACGTGTGGAGTGTACCGCTGCTCGTTGCAACAATTTTGTGGTGGGTTACGGTACGTGAACCACCTTGTCCGAGTGCCGAAATTGAATCTGAACAAACAGGGTCTGTAGGGCTAAAGGATGTATTAAAAGATAAAACGCTATGGCTTCTGGCTTTTATACTTTTACTCCATAATATATTCTTTTATACATGGTCGGGATGGCTTCCAACTTACCTGCTGCAAAAAGGAGTTAGTTTGGGCCTTAGTGGGCTGTTAACATCAGTTATGCTGTGGGTAGGCGTCCCGACTGTAATATTGGTGCCAATGCTGTTTTCAAGGGGTAGCATATCGAAAAGACTGCTTATATGGGTGCCCAGTTTGATATTTGCTTTCCTTGCAATATGGATATTATATGCCTCCGAACTTGCCATCTGGTTTATAATGGCAATTGCAGGAGTTATAAACATCTTACGTTTTAACACATTACTCAGTTTACCTGTAGAAATCATGCCAAAAAAGCATGCAGGGGTTGCTGGCGGTGTTGTTGTAGCAATTGGTTATATCGGTGCGGTAATTGGGCCCAGTATGACTGGACAAATCCTGGACATTACTGGAAGTTTCCAGATTGTTTTTGTTATCCTGGCAGTGTTATCTTTGATAACAATGGGTTTAACTTTTTTAATCCCTTCAGATAGTGAAAAAGAAGTACTAAATACGAAATAG
- the leuS gene encoding leucine--tRNA ligase yields MNEIEKKWQKKWAESHLFESNPDNKEKIFLTVAYPYPSGAMHIGHGRTYTVPDVYARFKRMQGYNVLFPMAWHVTGAPVIGIAKRIERKDPWTLNIYENVHKVSKEELAKFTDPEYIVKYFSTEYHGVMQSMGYSIDWRREFRTTDPHYKKFVEWQFRKLKSKGYIGKGKHPVKYCPEEMNPVGDHDLLEGEGVAINELTLVKFKLGDDYLVAATFRPETLFGATNLWLNPDEEYIRVKLNDESWIITRKAFDNIIHQKKDAVIDSSIDANGLIGQYVKNPLTDEEHIILPASFVDPGYGSGVVYSVPAHAPADYIALKDLKENEELLEKYDIKEKVEKIEPISIVKLEGFGKFPAQEIIEKFGVKNQKDPRLSDATNELYKLEHAKGVMANIPDYDGLKVPFARDEVIKNLLEAKKGDVMYDFAEKPVVCRCGTECVVKILEDQWFLKYSDEQWKQSTYNCLAQENIVPAEIRANFEYYIGWLEDWACSRRFGLGTKMPWDNQWLIEPLSDSTIYMAYYTIAKYMKDINPDDLDDSFFDDVFLDLGKYSGNVKDPLFEDIKHEFNYWYPLDWRLSAKDLVGNHLSFHMFHHSAIFPEYKWPNGIVVFGMGLLEGNKMSSSKGNVILLNDAIEAYGADVVRLFLMASAEPWQDFDWRENEVKGTKRRLEWFSEFADRVAEIKGSPVSLKDFKLGEVKKPINNWILSQFNMRIKDATEALEGFQTRKALQELLFIFKKDIDHYFHRIEHELEDGEAKEEISNVLTYILCGWIRLMSPFVPHTSEELWSKLDGEGFVSNAQWPEYNKNLIDEKVQKAEEIVQGLAGDINEIKKITGAEPNKIHIYVAPEWKWKVFEIAKDIGRPDIGRIMGESIKQNLHDNKKEIADFAKKVAREVTKIKYVGQIDECSIIEESLDFLSSEAGAEVIVYEKPTYDPKGKFKNAMPYKPAIYIE; encoded by the coding sequence TTGAACGAAATAGAAAAGAAATGGCAGAAAAAATGGGCAGAATCACACTTATTTGAATCTAATCCTGATAATAAAGAGAAAATTTTTCTAACAGTAGCATATCCCTATCCAAGCGGGGCAATGCACATAGGACATGGAAGGACTTACACAGTACCGGATGTATATGCAAGGTTTAAAAGAATGCAGGGATACAATGTTCTTTTCCCAATGGCATGGCACGTAACAGGTGCTCCAGTTATAGGTATTGCAAAAAGAATTGAAAGAAAAGACCCTTGGACACTAAATATCTATGAAAATGTCCACAAAGTCTCAAAAGAAGAGCTCGCTAAATTTACAGACCCTGAATATATCGTAAAATATTTCAGTACTGAATACCACGGTGTAATGCAGAGTATGGGTTATTCAATAGACTGGAGAAGGGAATTTAGAACTACAGACCCTCATTATAAAAAATTCGTGGAATGGCAGTTTAGAAAACTTAAAAGCAAAGGATACATAGGTAAAGGAAAACATCCAGTAAAATACTGTCCAGAAGAAATGAACCCTGTAGGGGACCACGACCTTCTGGAAGGGGAAGGTGTTGCAATAAACGAGCTCACCCTTGTTAAATTCAAGTTAGGCGACGACTACCTTGTAGCTGCAACGTTCCGTCCTGAAACACTTTTTGGAGCTACTAATTTATGGTTAAATCCAGATGAAGAATACATCCGTGTAAAACTAAACGATGAAAGCTGGATAATAACTAGAAAAGCATTTGATAACATCATCCATCAAAAAAAGGATGCTGTCATTGATTCTTCTATTGATGCAAATGGGTTAATAGGTCAATATGTAAAAAACCCTCTAACTGACGAAGAACACATTATACTCCCTGCTTCATTTGTAGATCCGGGATATGGTTCTGGTGTTGTTTATTCTGTACCAGCACACGCTCCTGCAGACTACATCGCACTTAAAGATCTCAAAGAGAACGAAGAACTGCTTGAAAAGTACGATATAAAAGAAAAAGTGGAAAAAATAGAGCCGATCAGCATTGTAAAGCTTGAAGGCTTTGGAAAATTCCCTGCTCAAGAAATAATTGAAAAGTTTGGTGTTAAAAACCAGAAAGATCCAAGACTTTCTGACGCCACAAATGAACTGTATAAACTGGAACATGCAAAGGGAGTTATGGCAAATATTCCTGATTATGACGGCTTAAAAGTACCGTTTGCAAGGGACGAGGTTATAAAAAATCTTCTTGAAGCTAAAAAAGGGGATGTAATGTATGACTTTGCAGAAAAACCTGTTGTGTGCAGGTGCGGTACAGAGTGTGTGGTTAAGATACTTGAAGACCAGTGGTTCCTTAAATATTCAGATGAACAGTGGAAACAGAGCACATATAACTGCCTTGCTCAAGAAAATATAGTCCCTGCAGAAATAAGGGCTAATTTTGAATATTATATCGGGTGGTTAGAAGATTGGGCCTGCAGCCGGCGATTTGGGCTTGGGACAAAAATGCCTTGGGATAATCAATGGTTAATAGAACCTTTAAGTGATTCTACAATTTATATGGCTTATTATACAATTGCAAAGTACATGAAGGATATTAATCCTGATGATCTTGACGATTCATTCTTTGATGATGTATTTTTAGACCTCGGAAAGTACTCTGGAAACGTAAAGGATCCACTTTTTGAAGATATCAAGCATGAATTTAACTACTGGTATCCTTTGGACTGGAGACTTTCAGCTAAGGACCTGGTTGGAAACCACCTTTCATTCCACATGTTCCACCATTCTGCAATATTCCCTGAATACAAGTGGCCGAATGGTATAGTGGTCTTTGGAATGGGTCTTCTTGAAGGAAACAAGATGTCCTCTTCAAAAGGAAATGTAATCCTTTTGAATGATGCTATAGAAGCCTACGGAGCAGATGTGGTAAGGCTCTTTTTAATGGCATCTGCAGAACCATGGCAGGACTTTGACTGGAGAGAAAATGAAGTAAAAGGGACCAAAAGACGGTTAGAATGGTTTTCAGAATTTGCAGATCGTGTTGCTGAAATTAAAGGGTCTCCTGTATCTTTAAAAGACTTTAAGTTAGGGGAAGTTAAAAAGCCCATAAATAACTGGATTTTAAGCCAGTTTAACATGAGAATTAAAGATGCAACAGAGGCACTTGAAGGATTCCAGACACGAAAAGCACTGCAGGAATTATTATTCATCTTTAAAAAGGATATTGATCATTACTTCCACCGTATAGAACATGAATTGGAGGATGGAGAGGCAAAAGAAGAAATTTCAAACGTTTTAACGTATATATTATGTGGTTGGATACGTTTAATGTCTCCATTTGTACCACATACATCTGAAGAACTGTGGAGCAAACTTGATGGGGAAGGATTTGTATCAAATGCACAGTGGCCTGAATATAATAAGAACTTAATAGATGAAAAAGTTCAGAAGGCCGAGGAAATTGTACAGGGACTTGCAGGTGATATAAACGAAATAAAGAAAATCACAGGTGCAGAACCAAACAAAATCCACATTTATGTAGCTCCTGAATGGAAATGGAAGGTTTTCGAAATTGCAAAAGATATTGGAAGGCCAGATATAGGTAGAATAATGGGCGAATCCATAAAACAAAACCTGCATGATAATAAAAAAGAAATTGCAGACTTTGCAAAGAAAGTGGCAAGGGAAGTAACTAAAATTAAATATGTAGGCCAAATTGATGAGTGTTCCATTATTGAGGAATCACTGGACTTTTTATCAAGCGAGGCAGGTGCGGAAGTGATTGTATATGAAAAACCTACCTATGATCCAAAGGGTAAGTTCAAAAATGCAATGCCTTACAAGCCTGCTATCTATATAGAGTAA
- the cutA gene encoding divalent-cation tolerance protein CutA: MYALVYITTSGEEESKKIGRIIVEERLAGCINIISTIESLYWWKGEIEEDKESILIVKTKVSNIENIIKRVKEIHSYKNPAILAIPIIEGSNEYLDYLDGEIK; the protein is encoded by the coding sequence ATGTATGCTTTAGTTTATATAACCACATCTGGAGAGGAAGAATCTAAGAAAATAGGAAGAATTATTGTTGAAGAAAGATTAGCAGGTTGTATAAATATAATATCTACAATTGAGTCTTTGTACTGGTGGAAAGGAGAAATAGAGGAAGATAAGGAATCTATTCTCATTGTAAAAACTAAGGTAAGCAACATAGAAAATATTATAAAAAGAGTAAAAGAAATTCACAGTTATAAAAATCCTGCTATTTTAGCAATTCCAATAATTGAAGGTTCTAACGAGTATTTAGACTATTTAGATGGTGAAATTAAATAA